The following are from one region of the Ornithorhynchus anatinus isolate Pmale09 chromosome X1, mOrnAna1.pri.v4, whole genome shotgun sequence genome:
- the LOC100680566 gene encoding protein BEAN1-like, with the protein MTALVHPNQSIPINEFPSYTETINDPGLLVSPLLVAGVVIGLVLFLSCMTIIVGGLRKERRLRHQNFSGTYGPDSFSFGDSIGEMRSTCFEEFPPDFDFESFLESQPQPPVMYSDLPPRYEECVRPTALQIPTDEPPPYSLTDPGQRIELPVGIGPMPGMAFGEPEWASNSLGCRHGGQPLVSAISRARCPLETMPHYEVMVCDQSRPIPLMPRDAPKNSNLEYLHLFNRIF; encoded by the exons ATGACGGCCCTAG TCCACCCAAACCAGAGCATCCCCATAAACGAGTTCCCCAGCTACACTGAGACCATCAATGACCCGGGTCTGCTGGTGTCCCCGCTCCTGGTGGCCGGCGTCGTGATCGGCCTGGTGCTGTTCCTCTCCTGCATGACCATCATCGTGGGTGGCCTGCGGAAGGAGAGGCGGCTGAGGCACCAGAACTTCAGCGGCACCTATG GTCCTGATAGCTTCTCCTTTGGCGATTCCATTGGAGAAATGAGATCCACTTGCTTTGAAGAATTCCCTCCAGACTTCGACTTTGAGTCCTTCCTAGAGTCACAGCCCCAACCCCCTGTGATGTATTCGGATTTACCTCCACG CTACGAGGAATGCGTGAGACCAACTGCCCTGCAAATCCCCACGGACGAGCCGCCGCCCTACTCTCTGACCGACCCCGGTCAGAGGATTGAGCTGCCGGTAGGTATTGGCCCCATGCCGGGAATGGCTTTTGGGGAGCCCGAGTGGGCCTCCAACTCGCTAGGCTGCCGTCACGGAGGGCAGCCCCTCGTTTCTGCTATTTCCCGGGCCCGATGCCCCCTGGAGACCATGCCCCACTACGAGGTGATGGTCTGTGACCAGAGCCGTCCGATTCCGCTGATGCCGCGAGATGCCCCGAAAAATTCCAATCTCGAATATCTGCATCTCTTCAACAGAATCTTCTGA